TCAAATTGTTAGTTACAGCCCCCTAAACATCGACATCGAATCCTCAGAAATGAATTGGGGCATCATTCTCTCAGGAGACACAAGGGTTATTCTTGCCCCCGTTAATCGCATTACAACCCTTATCTTTCTCGGCATTTTGGTTTCAGGGGGAGCAGTGGGTTATATCGCCTACACCATCGCAGGATTAGTGGTTAACCCCATCGAAAAAACCTCCCGAACCATTAAACAAATTGCCGCAGGAGATTTCGATGTATCCGTGGAAGTTAGTGGCGATGATGAGATTGCCCAATTGGGTGAAAGTGTCAATAACATGACCTATCAACTGCAAAACCTCCTCCTAGAACAACAAATTTTCGCCAATCAATCGAACCTCCTCAAAAACATCACCTTTGAGATGACCAAAGCCTTTGAGGTGAACGAAGTATTTTCCATCGCCGTAAGTGAAATTCGTAAAGCCTTAGGTGCAGATAGGGTAATTGTCTATAGTTTTGATGAAGATTGGGCAGGTACAATTGTATCAGAATCCGTTGATCCTCAATATCCCCAAGCCTTCGGAGCGAAAATCCATGACCCCTGTTTTGAAGAAAAATATATTGATAAATACTTTAGTGGCAGGGTTCAAGCCACCAACGATATTTATAAAGCAGGGTTAACAGATTGTCATCTCAAACAACTAGAACCTTTTGCCGTCAAAGCCAATCTTGTTGCGCCCATTATTGTTCAGGATAAACTATTAGGACTACTCATAGCCCACCAATGTTCTGCACCCAGAAACTGGCGCTCCTACGAAATTGACTTCCTTACCCAAACCGCAACCCAAGTCGGTCCTGCCCTAGAAAGGGTAATGCTTCTTGAGAATCAGCAGTTAGATAGTTTCCTCTCCAACAAACTCAAAGATATTAGTTTCAAAATCGCTGAATCCTTAACCAAAGACAAGGTTTTTGATGTAGCCACCGCTGAAACTCGTAAAGCCCTCAGAGCAGATCGAGTTATTATCTATACCTTTGATGAAGATTGGAAAGGCACAGTTATCGCCGAATCCGTTGATTCTCAATTTCCCCAAGCCCTCGGAGCGATGATCAAAGATCCTTGTTTTGCTGATAAATACGTTGATAAATATAAACAGGGTAGAGTTCAAGCGACCCCCAATATTTATACCGCAGGGTTAACTAAGTGTCACATTGAACAGTTAGAACCCTTTGAAGTGAAAGCCAATTTGGTTACACCTATTATTGTGGACGGGGAATTATTAGGGCTGTTGATTGCTCACCAATGTTCTGCCCCCCGTCAGTGGACGGAGTCTGAGTCTAGTTTTATTTCTCAGTTAGCTACCCAGATTGGTCCTGCCCTGGAAAGGGTACAACTTTTGGATCGTCAAAAATTGGCAGAAAGTACCCAAAGGCAACAGAAGGAAACCATTCAACAACGGGCATTGGAGTTGTTAATGCAAGTAGATCCAGTCTCCCAAGGGGATTTGACCATTAGGGCGACGGTGACAGAAGATGAAATTGGTACCATTGCCGACTCCTATAATGCCACCATTGAGAGTTTGAGAAAACTGGTAACCCAAGTACAGGGAGGATCTCACGCTGTAACAGAAATTGTGACAGAACAAGAGGAGTTTATTAGTAACCTCGCCACAGAAATTGTCCGTCAGTCCGATGACATTAATACCGCCCTTGAGCGTATTCAGTCTTTCTCTATGTCCGCTCGTTTGGTATTAGATAGTGCCGAACAGGCAGAACAAGCGGTACAACAGTCAAACCGCAGTGTAGAAGAAGGGGAAATGGCCATGAATCGTACGGTAGATGGTATTCTTGCCATTCGAGAAACCGTGGCCGAAACAGCGAAAAAAGTAAAACGACTCGGGGAATCAACTCAGAAAATTTCTAAGGTTGTGAACTTGATTAGTAGTTTTGCGGATCAAACTAACCTACTGGCGCTTAATGCTTCCATTGAGGCCGCCCACGCAGGGGAAGAGGGACGAGGCTTTGCGGTGGTAGCTGAGGAGGTTCGTTCTTTGGCTCGTCAGTCTGCCGAAGCTACTGCGGACATTGAAAAAGTGGTGGCTGAGATTCAGCAGGAAACCAATGAGGTGGTAAAAGCTATGGAAACTGGTACTGAACAGGTGGTAGAGGGTACAAGGTTGGTGGAAGAAACTCGTTCTTCTTTGACTCAGATTACTGCTGCTTCTGCTCAGATTAACCAGTTGGTAACAGCGATCGCAACGGCGGCGGCCGAACAGTCTCAAACTTCGGAGGAAATTACGGAAACCATGGCTGATGTGGCCTCGATCGCCTCAGAAACTTCCATGGCGGTGGATGATGTATCCCGTAAGTTCCGTAAACTGCTTAAGGTATCTGAAAACTTACAATTAAGTGTTAGTAAGTTCAAAGTTGACTAATTGATGGGGAATTTTTTCCCCTTTTCTGGCTTCTGACTGACTGCTTTATATTAACCTCAGTTCGGGATAGTAAAACCTTGTAATTGTCCATTGTCCATTGTCCATTATCCATTATCAACCATGACCCAAACACCCCAAAAGCCCCATCTCAATCTTGACAATATTCCTACTAATAATAAAACCCGTTTAGTAGTTGATGCCCCCCTGTATTCTCCCCAAAAGCCCAAAACTGTTAAAAAAGAATCGTCTCCCTTGGTGCAGTGGTTTTATGATCTTTCCCTACGGCGTAAACAGCTATTGGTATTATTGAGTGCGCAAACCGTGGCGATCGCCTCTTTGGTGGGGGTCAGTGTAACCCAGATTATTACGGGGGGACGGGCGCAATTAGTTAACCAATCCATCTCCGAGCTAGAAGCCACCAAAATTAACTATGGCATTAAAATCAATCAGATGGGTTTTGGTTTTCGGGGACAATCCGATAACACCGCCGTCATTCAAGGGGCGATCGCAGGTAACAACATTACCCCAGAAAATAAAGCCATCGTCAGACAAATCCTCGCCAACGAAATCAGCGCCCGTGACATAGAATATGCCACCTTAGTTGGTTTAGATCGCCGTATTATCGTCAACGCCAACAACGATCGCACCGGGGAACTATTTGATCCCAACGGCCTAGTTAGTAGAGTTATTGAAAATCCAGAACAAATCAGAATTAGTGAATTAGTACCATGGGAAGACTTAGAAAGAGAAAATCCCCCCAATTTAGGGCTATTTGAACCCAACAGCCCTGCCCTGATTCGTTATACCTTTACCCCCGTATTTGCCCTCAATAGTGATCAAGTGGTCGGGGTATTAGTATCAGGGGACGTAGTTAACGGTAAATATACCATCGTTGAAGATACCATTCAAGAATTTAGTGGAGGTTATGCCGCCATTTACAAACTCCTAGAAGGGGGAGAATTCCGCATGGCCACCGCCCTCATCGGACGAGGGGAAAACGAACAAAGAGATGTTGCCGTTGATAATAACGCCGTGTTAGAAAGAGCAGTTTTAGAAGACGATCGCATCGTATCCGATCGTACCGCCATCGCTGGGGAAATTCACACCGTCACCGCCGAAGTGATCAAAAACAGTTTAGGGGACTCCGTGGGTATTATCGTTCGTGGTACTCCTGAAAGGGATCTTAACTCCATTTTAAGAAACAGCGTTACCTTCCAAATCCAAGTAGCCATCGGTGTAATTCTCTTTAGTCTTTTACTGATCATTATTCTTGGCAAGGCGATCGCCCAGAGAGTAGAAGCCCTACAAAGTACCACCGAAAAATTTATGGCCGGGGATTACAACACCCAAGCCCAAATATTAGGAGATGATGAAATCGGTAAACTAGCGAGAACCTTTAACGAACTAGCCGCCAACATCGCCAACAACGAAGGAATGCTATTACTCGACAACGAAAAAGGGGTTCTCCTCCAAGAAATTACGGGTTCTCGTACCCTTGACGAAGAGGACGTAAACCAAGTATTTAACAAAGCCCTCAAAAAAGCCAAAAAAATTCTACGGGTCGATCGTCTCGTTATCTACCGTTTCAAACCCGACTGGAGTGGCTATATTTCCAACGAAGCAGGAGATCCCAGATTTCCCAGCGCCCTAGAAGAACAAATCAACGATCCCTGTATTCCCATCGAACTCAGACAAGCCTACATTAACGGTAGGGTAGTACCCACCACCGATGTTTATAACGCAGGGTTTGCCCCCGAACATGAAGCCCTCATGTATCGACTACAAATTAAATCTAATTTAGTAGTACCCATCATTAGCCAAGGAAAACTGTTTGCCCTATTCATCGCCCACCACTGTCAAAACCAACACACCTGGGGAGAAAAAGAAATCAGTTTTATGGGTCAAATTGCCCTTCGTTTTGGGGTCATCCTAGATAGGGTAGGGCTACTCAAATCCCAAATGATTGCCGCCCGTAGTGCTGAACAACTCAAAGAAATTACCCTCGCCATTGCCTCAAAAACCAACCGAGAAGAACTCTTAGAACAAGTAGTTAACGACGTTCGTTATGCTATAGGGAGCGATCGCACCATAGTCTATGAATTTGATGAAAACTGGCAGGGAACAATTATCGCCGAATCCGTAGAAGAAGAATATCCCAAAGCCCTAGGGGCAGTTATTGCCGATCCCTGTTTTGCCGATAAGTACGTAGAACGGTATCAACAAGGAAGGGTTCAAGCTACCCCCAACATTTACAAAGCAGGGTTAACCGACTGTCACCTACAGCAATTAAAACCCTTCGGAGTCATTGCCAACCTCGTTGCCCCCATCTTAGTAGATCAAAAACTATTGGGTTTATTAATCTGTCATCAATGCTCTGGGGAAAGAAACTGGGAATCAGGAGAAATTGAACTCTTTAGCCAACTATCCACCCAAGTCGGTTTAGGTTTAGAAAGGGTAAATCTATTAGAAGCCCAAAAAGAATCAGAACAAGAACAAAGACAAGCAAAAGAACTATTACAAAAACGAGCCTTAGACCTTCTCATGCAGGTAGATCCAGTGTCAGAAGGGGATTTAACCATCCGAGCCACCGTTACCGAAGATGAAATCGGTACCATTGCCGATTCCTACAACGCCACCATCGAAAGTTTAAGGAAAATTGTATCTCAGGTACAAACCGCCGCTACCTCCGTAACCAAAACCACCACCATTAACGAAAATGATGTCAATGTCTTACAAGCGGAAATCAAGGAGCAGGTATTAAACATTACCCAAGCTCTAAAAACCATCGAAGCCATGAGTAATTCTAGTACCCTGGTGGCGGAAAATGCTGAACAGGCAGAGGAGGTGCTACAAAGGGCCCAAGAAAGTGTGGAAATGGGTGAAGTAGCCATGAATCGTACCGTAAAATCAATTATGGAAATTCGGACAACGGTACAACAGGCCACCAAACAGATGAAACGCTTAGGGGATACCACCCAAAATATTTCCAATGTGGTCGGTCTGATCGGTCGTTTTGCCGCTCAAACTCACCTTTTGGCTTTGAAGGCATCCATCGAGGCCGCCCGTGCAGGGGAGCAAGGAACAGGGTTTGCGGTAATTGCTGAGGAGGTAAGAACTTTGGCTAGTCAATCGGCTTCGGCAACGGCAGACATTGATAAGCTAGTTACGGATATTCTTTCGGAAACAAAAGTAGTGGTAACGGCCATGGAACAAGGTAATGAACAGGTGGTAGAAGGTAGTAAACTGGTGGAAGAAACCCGTCAGAGTCTTAACCAAATTACGGCGGCAACCTCTCAGATTAATGAGTTGGTAGAGGCGATCGCCGAAGCGGCCTTTGAACAGTCGGAAAACTCGGAAAATGTGGGGGAAAAAATGACTGATGTGGCAAGGGTAGCGCAAAAAACTACGGTATCTGTAACCAAGCTCTCGGATTCTTTCCGTCAATTGCTTGAGGTTGCTCAGGAGTTAGAATCTAATGTGGCTCAGTTTAAAGTAGGGTAGTTAATTGATAATGGAGAATGGATAATTGATAATTCATTTTTATCAGTCCATTTCTCCATCACTTAAAACTTAATACCTTTAATGGACGTACCATGGCACATCCCTGCAGGTTATAGTTTGTTAATTGTCAATTCTTCACACCTTTACAAAACTATAAATTTTATCCCAAACGAGGGTTATCTATGCTTGGGGTAAAACTAAATTTTCAGCGCCCTCTATTACTTCCGCCGAAATAACTTTATCTTCAGGGGTTAGTTTTTCTAATACTTCTGCACCTTCGGTAACATAGGCAAATACAGCAAATCTGCCGTCCATGAGGTTATAACCGGGGGGGGTTACTTCTGTGTCAAATTTGAAGAAGAAAAACTGGGATGAACCACCATTGGGGTCGGTGCTAGGACGGGCTAAAGCCACTGCTCCATAAGCGTTAAAGGGTAACACTGGTTGTGCTAGGTACATTCCCACATCTTCGGTGGTAAAGCCGTAAATAGGCTCGGATTCTCCCTGTACTAAAATTTCGAGGGGAATAGAACGATATTTGTTAGTGTCGGGATCGATAAAACCTACTTCTTGCCCTTCGGGATCTCCTGTTTGAATGACGTAGAAGTCTTCGGCACGGATGAAGGGTAGTCCATCATAAAATTTTCTTTGCACTAAGTCAACGAAGTTACCACCTGTGACGGGGGCGCTGTAGCCATCTACCACTAGGATTAAATCTCCTTGGGTGGTGGTGATGTTTACTTTGGCTCTGCCTTTTAGTTGAGGTAAATTAGCATAATCTTGGGGTACTTCAAAGGGAAATCCTGTGACCATTCCTTCTTCTAGTTCGGTAATGTTAGCTAAAATTTCTTCTCTAACAGCAAGGATTTCTTCTCTTTTTTGTCTTTCGACTAATTCTGGTAAGGTTTCTACTTCTTCGACGATCGCATTTACTAATTCCTGGGAGCGCTCGGCAAATTCAGCGGGTACATCTTGGGCGATGTCATCGGCATGGAGTTTGAGGGCAAAGGCGGCGTTTCTTACTTCTTTATCAACTCTTTTCCAACGTTTTGATCTTAAATCTTTTTCTATTTTTTCGATGTTACTCTGAACTTCTCTGATGTTTTTATTTTCAATGGGCAGGGCATATCTCAATATTGCCTCTGGATCGGTAATCGCATCCCCTTGCGCCAAGATGGCATGGGCATTCTGCCATGGAGTAGGGGTAAGGGCGATCGCCCCTGTAAATATTAATACTGTTGCAACGATTATTTTTGTCAGGCGTTGCCACCAATTAGCTTTCATAATTAATTACTAAATTATTTTAAATACTGCTTACTGTCATTATTTCATAAACCGTAGAACAATGGACAATTAACAATGAACAATGGGCAATGGGCAATTAACAAACTATAACCTGTCACCCGCAACCTGAAACCTGAAACCTCCCTAGCACCTGCCACCTACAAACCTCACTCTAAACTCATTTTCAAAAAAATGTAACAAAATGTTGCCAACTTCAAAAATCTATGTTACATTAAGTATCAAGTAGTTGACTAAACTGCAATTATAGATATATAGGAGATTAGTTATGGAAGATAAAGGAAAATTAGGTTTCACCGCTTTTGCTGAAAACTGGAATGGTCGTTTAGCAATGTTAGGATTCTTAATCGGTATTTTAACCGAGTTATTAACTGGTCAAGGAATTCTCTCCCAGTTAGGTTTAATGTAATTCTAACCTTCGTTTCATTAATCGTTTAAATAAATTGCCCATAAAATTGAGGGGAGAGTATGTACTCTCCCTTTTTTTATCTTAACTTTTTTTGATGTAGAGAATAAAAAGCGAAAAACTTAAGAAAAACGATCAGAAATGAACTAAACAAAGAAAATTAATTATCCATTATCCATTATTAATTATCAATTGTTAATATGGTATGATCTGACAATTCGTAATTGTGAATTGTTAAAGATTGTTTCATAATTATAAAAACACTTAATAATCAGGTTGATTCGATATACATGGGATACGTTAGATACTCTAATTTTGTAAGTCTTCTTCAAGAGCGTGCAATCTCGCACCCAGATCAACTTATCTTCACCTTTTTAGGAGATGGTGAGAACGAGTCTGATTATCTAACTTATCATCAATTGGATCAACAAGCAAGGGCGATCGCCCACAAACTCCAAAGCGAAAAAGCCAAAGGAGAAAGAGCATTATTACTATATCAACCGGGCTTAGAATTTATCACCGCCTTCTTCGGCTGTCTATACGCAGGAGTCATCGCCACCCCAGCCTATCCTCCCAGGGCTAATCGCTCCTATACCCGCCTATCAGCTATTATCAAAGATGCAGGAGCATTATTCGCTCTTACGACTCAGGCACTCAAAGAGAAAATTGAGCAAAAATTAACCAAAAATAACCATATAACCTGTCTCACCACCGATAACATTCCCTCCAGTGTCGCCCAAGACTGGCAACCAGAATCCATCAGCCCATCAGAAACAGCCTTCCTACAATATACCAGCGGTTCTACAGGCACACCCAAAGGAGTTATAGTCAGTCATGGTAACCTTATTCATAACTCCCAACTAATCAAAGATTATTTCCATAACGACGAACATTGCGTGGGCTCATTTTGGCTACCACCATATCATGATATGGGCTTAATTGGTGGTATCTTACAACCAATTTACTCCTGTTTTCACACCATCACCCTGCCCCCCGTTACCTTCCTCCAGCGCCCCATCCGTTGGTTAAAAGCCATTAGTAAATATAAAGTAACCACCGCAGGAGGCCCTAACTTTGCCTATGAAATGTGTGTTAACTCCGTCACCCCCAAGCAAAAAAAAGATTTAGACTTAAGCCATTGGAAACTCGCCTTTAGTGGCGCTGAGCCCGTCAGGGCTGAAACCATCGCTAAATTTAGCCAATATTTTGCCGATTGCGGATTTCAACAAAAGAGTTTTTATCCCTGTTATGGTATGGCAGAAACCACCCTCATTGTTTCTGGGGCAAATCCTTATCAATCTCCCACCATCAAAAATATTTCGGCTACAAAATTACAACAAAACGAAATTGTTTTTAATCCCGAAAATACCACTGATATACAAAAAGTCGTCAGTAGCGGTAATATATCTCCTCAATTAGAAGTCGCCATCGTTAATCCTGACACCCTCTTAGAATGCCCTGATAACAGTGTCGGGGAAATATGGGTAAAGGGGGAAAGCGTTACCCAAGGTTATTGGTTAAAAAAAGATTTGACAAAAAATACTTTTCATGCTGAAACAAAGGATGGAAAAAAAAAGGATTTTTTGCGTACAGGCGATTTAGGTTTCATTGGTGATGGAGAGTTATTTGTTACGGGAAGATTAAAGGATTTAATTATTATTCGTGGTAGAAATCATTATCCCCAAGATATAGAAGAAAGTGTTGGACATATTCATCCAGCTATTAACCCCGAAAGTGGTGCTGCTTTTACCATTGAAACGGAAAATGATGAACAATTAGTTGTGGTTTTTGAGGTTAAAAGGACTTTTTTACAAAAGTTGAAGCAAAATGATATTTTGCAAGAGGAAATTTTTGATGCCATTCGCCAAGCTATTGCCGAAAATCATGAGTTACAGGTTTATTCTATTGTCTTAATTCGCACAGGTAGTATTCCTAAAACCTCTAGTGGTAAAATTGCTCGTTATGCGTCTAAAAAAGAATTTTTAGATGGTAATCTTCCTGTGGTTGCACAATGGAATTTAAATTCTAATTCTATTAGACATAAAGTGGTATATTTCAATAATATTAGTAGAATAAAAAATACTGTTTCTACTATTAATATTAAAGGAAATAAAAAAGCTATAAAAATACAAAAATGGTTAATTAATAATGTAGCTAATAGATTACAAGTAAATCCCAACTTAATCGATATAGAACAACCTTTTATAAATTATGGACTTGATTCTGTCCAAGCTGTTCAGCTTACGGCGGATTTAGAAGATTATTTAAACTGTAAATTGTCGCCAACTTTGGCTTATGATTACCCTAATATAAAAAGTTTATCTTTGTATTTGTCGGAGCTAAAAACTGATGAAGTTATTGCTGTAGAAGACGAAGAAAGCATAGCTAATAAAACAGAGCAAATCGCCATCGTCGGCATGGCTTGTCGTTTTCCGGGGGCGGATAACCCTCATAAATATTGGCAATTTTTATCTAAAGGTAATAACAATATCAGTAAAACTTATCTGCGCCCGAACATCGATAATTTCGGGGGGTATATAGAAGATTATGACAAATTTGATCCACAGTTTTTTGGTATTTCTGCTCGAGAGGCGATTAATATTGATCCTCAACAGCGTTTATTATTAGAAGTGGCTTATGAGGCGCTGGAAAATGCCCATTTGACGACAGAAAAATTGTCGGGTAGTGCCACGGGGGTATTTGTGGGTATCAGTAGCCAAGATTACGCCCAGTTGCAGATGAAACATGGTTGGGGGGTTAATGTTTATTCTGGCACAGGAAACTCAGGTGCGATCGCCTCTAACCGTATATCCTATAATTTTAATTTAACTGGGCCTTCTTTGAGTGTGGATACAGCTTGTTCATCCTCCTTGGTTGCGGTACACTTAGCAGTAAATAGTATTAAAAACGGTGAGTGTGACTGCGCCATAGTGGGCGGAGTTAACTTAATCCTTGCCCCTGAATTGACGGAAACCTTCCAAAAAGCAGGGATGATGGCGGAGGATGGCAAGTGTAAGACATTCTCGGAAGATGCCGATGGTTATGGGCGCGGGGAAGGTTGTGGGGTAGTTATCCTCAAACCCTTGGATAAAGCCTTAGCTGATGGTGACAAGGTTTTGGCAGTAATTCATGGTAGCGCCATTAATCAAGATGGGCGTAGTAATGGTTTAACAGCGCCCTCAGGCAAAGCGCAACAGAGGGTAATTCAATCAGCGTGGAAAAATGCGTCTATTACCCCTGATAAAATCAATTATATCGAAGCTCACGGAACAGGAACACCTTTAGGAGATCCTATCGAGGTTAATTCTTTGGCTGGTTTGTTACCTTTATTAGATGGGCAACAGACTGTTAACTATTCTTCTGTTATCGGTGAAAATGAGGAAGAGTCTTCCTCGGATAGTGTGGTTAATAATAAAGAGGAAAAGACTTCTTCTGATAGTGTGGAAAAAGATTCTTCTGTAGAGAAAGAAATAAGAGGAAAAGACTACCCTATTTGTTGGTTAGGTAGTGCAAAAACAAACATCGGGCATTTAGAAGCCGCCGCAGGTATTGCGGGATTAATTAAAACCGTCTTGATGTTAAACCATGAAGAGATACCCCCCATTGTTAACTTTAAAAAATTAAACCCCTATATCACCTTAGAAAATAGTCGCTTACAGATTGCCACTAAATCTGTGCCGTGGAAAAAATCTAGTCAACCTCGTTTTGCCGGGGTAAGTTCCTTTGGTTTTGGAGGCACAAATGCCCATGTTATAGTGGGAGATATGATGGATTCCCCCGTAACTATAGAAGCAAAAGAAGTTAAGGCACAAGAAAAAATAAAACGCCCTTACCATCTTTTAACCCTTAGTGCCACCACAGAAAAAGCCCTTCAAGATGTCGTGAATCGTTATCAAGATTATCTCATTAAAACCCAAGGGGATGATATTAGTCATATATGTTATAGCACAAATAAGGGGCGATCGCACTTTAACCACCGCCGAGGGATTCAGGCAAAAGATAAAAAAGAATTACTCGAAAAACTTGCCACCCTAACCATCAATCAAGATAACCAGATTAATCATAATCAGATAGCCTTCCTATTTACAGGGCAAGGCTCACAGTATCATAATATGGGCAAAGAATTATATCAGACTGCCCCCCTATTCCAAGACACAGTTAACTACTGCAGTGAGATACTCAGTCAATACTTAGAAAAACCCCTCACCGAAATTCTTTTTAACCCCGAGGAAAAAGAAACCCTCCATCAAACCATCTATACCCAACCCGCCATTTTCGTCATCGAATATGCCCTTGCCCAACTATGGTTATCATGGGGTATCAAACCATCTATAATGATGGGGCATAGTGTCGGAGAATATGTTGCTGCCACCCTTGCGGGAGTCTTTAGTTTAGAAGACGCCCTCAAACTCATTGCCCACCGTGGTAAACTCATGCAACAACTACCCCTCGATGGGGGTATGGTATGTCTATTTACCAACCTTGACACCGCAAAAACCCTCATCCAAAAAACAGGATTACCCCTCGATATTGCCGCAGTCAACGGTAACAGTAATATTGTAGTATCGGGCAAAAAAGAAGACTTACAACAACTACAAACCAGCGCCAAAGAAAACAAAATAAAATGTCGCCCCCTAAAAGTCTCCCATGGTTTTCATTCCCGATTGATGCAACCCATCTTGGCAGACTTTGAAAAAATTGCCCAAGAAGTTACCTATCAACCACCCCAAGGGGAAATTATCTCCAACATCACAGGAAAAACCATCGGCGCAGAAATCGCTTCCCCAGACTATTGGGTAAAACATATCAGTCATCCTGTAAACTTTGCCCAAAGTGTGGAGTATTTACAACAACAAAACTACCAAATCTTTTTGGAAATTGGTAGTAAGCCAACCCTTTTGGGTATGGCGAGAATGATAGTAGAAAACAAAACCAACCCTGATGAGTGTCTTTGGCTACCCAGTTTACGTAAAGGAGAATCTGACTGGGAAAATTTACTCTCTAGTCTAGGTATTCTTTACCAGCAAGGATTCAAAATTGACTGGCATGGTTTTCATCAAGACTATCCTTATTTACAAAGAGTTTCTTTACCCAACTATCCTTGGCAACATCAAAGATATTGGCATGGAGATAGTCACATCGTGGATGATAGTCAACAATGGTTATATGAAATAGTTTGGGAAAAAGATACTTCTATTTCTCATACCAGTGAGGAAAAAATCATGGTAGTTTCTTCCTCCAAGGAGTTAGTTATGGAGGGAGTTGCTGTCACTACCCATTCTCTTCCTAAGCATGATGTTTCAACTTCAGAAAATACCCATCATTTACCGATTAATATCCATAACGAGAAAGAGTCTTTTCCTCTCAATACCCCCAGTAGCTATTTAATCTTTGTGGATGAGAAAAAACTAGGGGAAGCATGGGCAAAAGAGTTAACCTCCCAAGGTAGTCAAGTTTATTTAGTTTATCAAGGGGAAAGTT
This window of the Cyanobacterium stanieri LEGE 03274 genome carries:
- a CDS encoding type I polyketide synthase, with the protein product MGYVRYSNFVSLLQERAISHPDQLIFTFLGDGENESDYLTYHQLDQQARAIAHKLQSEKAKGERALLLYQPGLEFITAFFGCLYAGVIATPAYPPRANRSYTRLSAIIKDAGALFALTTQALKEKIEQKLTKNNHITCLTTDNIPSSVAQDWQPESISPSETAFLQYTSGSTGTPKGVIVSHGNLIHNSQLIKDYFHNDEHCVGSFWLPPYHDMGLIGGILQPIYSCFHTITLPPVTFLQRPIRWLKAISKYKVTTAGGPNFAYEMCVNSVTPKQKKDLDLSHWKLAFSGAEPVRAETIAKFSQYFADCGFQQKSFYPCYGMAETTLIVSGANPYQSPTIKNISATKLQQNEIVFNPENTTDIQKVVSSGNISPQLEVAIVNPDTLLECPDNSVGEIWVKGESVTQGYWLKKDLTKNTFHAETKDGKKKDFLRTGDLGFIGDGELFVTGRLKDLIIIRGRNHYPQDIEESVGHIHPAINPESGAAFTIETENDEQLVVVFEVKRTFLQKLKQNDILQEEIFDAIRQAIAENHELQVYSIVLIRTGSIPKTSSGKIARYASKKEFLDGNLPVVAQWNLNSNSIRHKVVYFNNISRIKNTVSTINIKGNKKAIKIQKWLINNVANRLQVNPNLIDIEQPFINYGLDSVQAVQLTADLEDYLNCKLSPTLAYDYPNIKSLSLYLSELKTDEVIAVEDEESIANKTEQIAIVGMACRFPGADNPHKYWQFLSKGNNNISKTYLRPNIDNFGGYIEDYDKFDPQFFGISAREAINIDPQQRLLLEVAYEALENAHLTTEKLSGSATGVFVGISSQDYAQLQMKHGWGVNVYSGTGNSGAIASNRISYNFNLTGPSLSVDTACSSSLVAVHLAVNSIKNGECDCAIVGGVNLILAPELTETFQKAGMMAEDGKCKTFSEDADGYGRGEGCGVVILKPLDKALADGDKVLAVIHGSAINQDGRSNGLTAPSGKAQQRVIQSAWKNASITPDKINYIEAHGTGTPLGDPIEVNSLAGLLPLLDGQQTVNYSSVIGENEEESSSDSVVNNKEEKTSSDSVEKDSSVEKEIRGKDYPICWLGSAKTNIGHLEAAAGIAGLIKTVLMLNHEEIPPIVNFKKLNPYITLENSRLQIATKSVPWKKSSQPRFAGVSSFGFGGTNAHVIVGDMMDSPVTIEAKEVKAQEKIKRPYHLLTLSATTEKALQDVVNRYQDYLIKTQGDDISHICYSTNKGRSHFNHRRGIQAKDKKELLEKLATLTINQDNQINHNQIAFLFTGQGSQYHNMGKELYQTAPLFQDTVNYCSEILSQYLEKPLTEILFNPEEKETLHQTIYTQPAIFVIEYALAQLWLSWGIKPSIMMGHSVGEYVAATLAGVFSLEDALKLIAHRGKLMQQLPLDGGMVCLFTNLDTAKTLIQKTGLPLDIAAVNGNSNIVVSGKKEDLQQLQTSAKENKIKCRPLKVSHGFHSRLMQPILADFEKIAQEVTYQPPQGEIISNITGKTIGAEIASPDYWVKHISHPVNFAQSVEYLQQQNYQIFLEIGSKPTLLGMARMIVENKTNPDECLWLPSLRKGESDWENLLSSLGILYQQGFKIDWHGFHQDYPYLQRVSLPNYPWQHQRYWHGDSHIVDDSQQWLYEIVWEKDTSISHTSEEKIMVVSSSKELVMEGVAVTTHSLPKHDVSTSENTHHLPINIHNEKESFPLNTPSSYLIFVDEKKLGEAWAKELTSQGSQVYLVYQGESYRQEETTYYVNPKNKQDYQLLLDSLDNRIEKIIYGWGINQDDDLHNINQLKDNNYLNCLPVIYLIQNLVNSNHHIKLWLITQNSQSITHTEKINPYGGSIWGLGKVISLEHSEYWGGMIDIDNQGVSFPLFTYLINHQEKETMTAIRNNSVFHCRLQHKTPDSYQEKPQVTVTSSGSYLITGGLGALGLETANYLISQGAKNLILVSRSQPSSSASQKISQWQQQGINVIVKQGDVSEKESLAQIITDIRQSLPCLKGVIHTAGVLDDGILATLSPEKIAKVMAAKVMGVNNLHQLTLDDNLDFFILYSSVASMVGSIGQGNYAMANSYLDSFASYRQSLGLPGISINWGAFSVGMAKATQENLTSVGIETISPQKGIAMIGDLINYPHSTVGVVKFNWDILSRKFPQLSLSPYLKGVVSSSLTTEEDEKDDSQTQLFHQLLKADESGRITLLIDYLIGAIALILHIDKEKITPEDSLMDLGMDSLMVMEAINHLKTDLQLMLYPREIYERPQIATLAQYLAQEFATSHDTQN